The Cherax quadricarinatus isolate ZL_2023a chromosome 35, ASM3850222v1, whole genome shotgun sequence genomic sequence AAATACCCTTTAAATTATAAATATTACACCTACTAATAACTTCAGTTTGACTATAAGGTACTCTTAAATATATCCCTCAAAGACGACTTTGCAGTTAATTGTTACCCTCAAAATAATCATGCCAAACTAATGCACATCACAAATATAACTTGTAACCTAATTCATTTTGTATCCTTACTAACTTTAAAAATTTCTCTCCAGGATGTTATTCCAGCGCCAGGACTACCCATCAACATTCCCTCCAATGATGTTTCTCCTGTGGGAAACTTGGATAGCAACTTTATTCCCCTGAGTAATACTCCAAACTTTCAATTCGGTCAACAAATATTTCCTCCACGACTTGGTTTTGACTTTGATAGTATACGTTCTGGCCAAATTGGTTCTCTTCAAGATATTGGTATCGGACAAATTATTCCTTCTAATCTCGGCCTAGATATTCGTCCAGCCCTGAGCCCAAATGTTGCCAACATTGGCACTGGTTCTGTTCCAACTTTCAGTGGTGCTGGCCAAGTCCCAGTGCTTAACCTCGGCCAAGCTTTAGGCAGTGGTCCAGCTGATAGCTTACCCTTCCGTCAGAGCATTACAAGCGTTCCCCAATTTCAAATACCCAGCAAGAGAATTGAAGTTATTAGTGGAAGACCTGTCTCCAGCAGTCGAGTGAACAGGGTAGATAACTTCTTGAACCCAACTATCACTCAGGTTATCACTATCGACCGCTTCGTTACTCTCACTGATACAGCATTCAACAGCGTAGCTGTTACTCTTACTTCCTTAATTGTGCAAACAGTCACTACTGGAACAACATTGGTAAGTATTACTTTTTGCACTAAATTATAAATTTGCTCTAAATTTGGTACATAATTACTTCGATATTTTACAGGTACTAAGCACTCCCATTAATGACCGCATCGCCCTGCAAACATCGGTGGTACTTCGGCCTTCATCGGTCACGCTTACTGAAGTAAAATCTGACTTCAGAATCGCTACGGAAGTGTCCATAGATCACGTAACAATAACCCACACATCCTACATCATAAAGCAGtttacatacaccaccactgccactcagatgtatgtaataagtggGTAAGGGAGTGATTTAACTCTaattaatagcagcagcaacaactcgTTAATCTTTATTTATCTTTCAGACTAACCTACACATCAACGTTGGTGCGGACGAATGTAAATACAGAGAGGAGCACTATCACAGATTACCTtacagtgactgacactgtaTATGTCCAGAGAGGCTATGGATCTCTTCCTTAAGGCACCAGCTTGTTAATACTTTGTTTCAAGTTATAAGAATaaatattattttagcatagcTATTAATTTGCCTAATTCTCTACAGAAGACTTTTGATACATTTGTCTTCATGCTTTGGCTAAACTTGACCCTTGACCCGTAAGTTAACGCTCCTCGTGCAAATGATAGAATTGCTTATGCGTAAACCCTTTAACGGGTAGGGGAAGAGGTTAGTTCCTCTACCTTAATGTATAAATTGAGGTATTAAGACTTGCTAATTCCTGAAGATGCCATTTAAGCAGGCAAACCCTGACTTCCTTAGGATGACTGGCTAATTCGCAAGAACTGTAAAACCCTTAAGCAGTCTTCCTTAATTTCCCCTATTTCGAGGGTGAAGTAATTAATTTTGCCTCTACCTGTTAATTGAAGCAATGACTTTACTTCACCTTCTTAAACCTCTCCTTGGGCAGTCTTTTCCTCCCACCACTTAATAAACTACGTCCTGTGGCATTATCTTAGACCATATTTTAAATATTAATGTTTAAGAATTTTTAAACCTGTCGTGGTTACTGTAAAGGAATATGGCTGTTAAGTTCTATGGATAAGGGATGGCCAGTCTCTAGAAACTTCCATTTTTCTGGTGGGGAAACGGGATGGGCTGTCTTATTGACACGCTAGTCTCCCTGATAACTTTTAAACACaatcgctgcctgaccacggtggagtgcggtagtgctcggcacccctctgctATTCCAGGCTAGCTACCTCAGTTCGTCACAACCATTgagaagtgaggacgtgcgctgctcatttaccaacatggcgctgcagagctacaggcgcatcaacgctgtttgcgttgagttgacccgtggggctgtcaccggagccacgatggacttgttactaccggcgattatccgtgatacctacggtatcgcaaatgaagagacatgtggtgtagcacttaatgggacgacatggatcttcgttaaaatgacgtcagcaaatgtttatgaagcggtggtgggtaagtatcaagagaccattatagcagtcaattcagctgtatcagtacgtctacatgatgtatcacaATACACATGGGTcaacattcgtctctcgacctgcggggagagaggacgcttctactggttctcttgcacgccacctggtgaggaaaacatagtattagcaccaagatggcggaccgactgtaccggcgcataaatactgtctgcattcagctggttagaggatctttaagcaacgacacgatgaacgttctcctgccaagcattatcagggactgttatggcatccccaatgaagagctgtatggtgtggcattgaatggaatgtcaagggtcttcgtgaagttcatgagggctgacttctactctaccatcgtagatgaatttcaagaacgacggatgagtatcaattcggcagtggaagtatgcttgcatgatgtgtcaaagtattttacttgggtgaaggtaaggaatgtaccttttgaggcaacagcatacagcctacaagatgtgttcagtggttatggaactgtacactcgacgaccatgggaatgtggagggacggcccttatgaggggatgtcggaaggatccttcacactgaaaatgaccctgagaagaccgataccatcatatgttacattgcataaccatagaacacaggtttttgtacactatgcggggcagaggaagacgtgccgtttatgtgactattatgagcacatggtggcacaatgccccaggagacaggggcctaggcgtcaggagacagcttctgtggatacgccattagaagccacggatgttatgacgggtgaagtggaaagccggggtacaggcctatggagtgaggaggtcgacagggcagaggtggacagggcagaggtggttttggagacgtgttacactaccagtggaaacggggggggagggaatatcgccgtcagacaggccgttagataatgcagagtcagctcaggacgggattttggaggctgtgctgaaggattttttggaagagtcggagcatggtgtggaaagtgatgtgaggtcaggtgatgacaaggtgatggatgaacagaagcagggtaaggaagacttgagtgaggttcgcaaggagagcaatgtggtggtggaggtccatcaagaagatgtggtagcagaagaaatgtatgtagagggtagctcccgcaagagatcagcgggggcatcagacatggacgaggtcctcacaccaacgcagaggcctgggaagatgtgggcagctgtggttgcaaaggcaagtcagggaggaggggggggcaatgggaagctaggtgggaagggacagggaggggttggagggcaggaacgagggattgatagagaagaaccgagacctatgaaaggaggaccaagtaagcctcagcggcacaggggtaagccgccattcttgtaaaattcaggtgtgtaactttcaatgtaaacggtcttaaaaacgaggtcaagagggtat encodes the following:
- the LOC128686700 gene encoding uncharacterized protein isoform X2; this encodes MEWFTITLLPLLVLQVAAQFPRTYQDVIPAPGLPINIPSNDVSPVGNLDSNFIPLSNTPNFQFGQQIFPPRLGFDFDSIRSGQIGSLQDIGIGQIIPSNLGLDIRPALSPNVANIGTGSVPTFSGAGQVPVLNLGQALGSGPADSLPFRQSITSVPQFQIPSKRIEVISGRPVSSSRVNRVDNFLNPTITQVITIDRFVTLTDTAFNSVAVTLTSLIVQTVTTGTTLVLSTPINDRIALQTSVVLRPSSVTLTEVKSDFRIATEVSIDHVTITHTSYIIKQFTYTTTATQILTYTSTLVRTNVNTERSTITDYLTVTDTVYVQRGYGSLP